Proteins encoded by one window of Sphingobacteriales bacterium:
- a CDS encoding acetyl-CoA carboxylase carboxyltransferase subunit alpha, with protein MLRFDFEKPIIELEEKIKKLDSISVAPEQKKPELDKLNNELKNLKKRIYNHLTGWQRVMISRHPERPYTLDYVNHLFNNFIELHGDRKAGDDPSIIGGFAEFNGETVMVIGHQKGRNLKENQLRNFGMASPEGYRKANRLMKLAEKYNKAIITFIDTPGALPSVEAEARGIGEAIGTNIHDMLRLKVPVISIVIGEGAAAGALGIAVCDRLLMLENTWLAVISPEFCSSILWQSYNHKEEAAEQMKLTAQDLLKAGIIDGIIKEPYGGAHFDPPKTFDLVKSALQKHLEELHAISDTERIALREQKYNSIGAFIS; from the coding sequence ATGCTTAGATTTGATTTTGAAAAACCCATCATTGAACTTGAAGAAAAGATTAAAAAACTTGATTCAATATCAGTAGCTCCTGAACAGAAAAAACCGGAACTGGACAAACTGAATAATGAATTAAAAAACTTAAAAAAGAGAATATACAATCACCTGACAGGCTGGCAAAGGGTCATGATTTCAAGGCATCCCGAACGACCCTATACGTTGGATTATGTAAATCATTTGTTCAACAACTTCATTGAATTGCATGGCGACAGAAAGGCAGGAGACGACCCTTCAATTATTGGCGGATTTGCAGAATTCAATGGCGAAACAGTGATGGTCATCGGACATCAGAAAGGAAGAAACCTGAAAGAAAATCAGCTCAGAAATTTTGGAATGGCAAGCCCGGAAGGCTACCGCAAGGCAAACCGTTTGATGAAACTTGCTGAGAAATACAACAAAGCCATTATCACCTTTATCGATACTCCCGGAGCACTTCCGAGCGTGGAAGCTGAAGCTAGAGGAATCGGAGAGGCCATCGGCACCAATATACACGACATGCTCAGACTGAAAGTACCTGTCATCAGTATTGTCATTGGAGAAGGGGCTGCAGCAGGAGCTTTGGGAATTGCCGTTTGCGACCGCCTGCTGATGCTTGAAAACACATGGCTGGCAGTTATTTCTCCCGAGTTTTGTTCTTCTATTCTCTGGCAATCCTACAACCATAAAGAAGAAGCTGCTGAGCAAATGAAACTGACTGCCCAGGATTTATTAAAAGCCGGAATTATTGATGGAATTATCAAAGAGCCATATGGAGGTGCACATTTCGACCCGCCTAAAACCTTTGATCTGGTCAAATCTGCCCTGCAAAAACATCTTGAGGAACTTCATGCAATAAGTGATACCGAACGCATTGCCCTCAGAGAACAAAAATATAACAGTATCGGGGCCTTTATTTCCTGA